The genomic window TTATTTTTATTAAAATTTATTTTAAATGTAAATTTTAATGCTTTCAAAATAGTAACAAATTTAAAGTTTTAAAATAAGTTATTACTATGTAAGAAATTTCACTGGGGAGAATAGATGTTTAAAGAAGCAATGGATTGTATAGATGCAGGTTCAGAATATTGTCCTTGTCATTTAGCTGAGTCTGGAGAATGTATATTGTGTTCACAATTACATGGAAGCTGTTTTTGTGATTGCTCTAACTGGAAAGGAGTTTGTATTTACCAAGAATTTAAGTATAATGGCTTGAAAGCTAAAGAAGGAAGAAAGACATATAAATGCTTAGTAAAAGAAAGGATATTACATCAACCAGATGTATTATTAATTAAATTTGAAGCTCCACATAAGCTTGCAATAGATTTGGTTAAACCAGGTAGTTTTGTTTTTATTAGGACAGATGAAAATGTATATTTTGATGTTCCTATTTCTATTTTAGAGTCAGATATAGAAAGTAATATAATTTCAATAATGATAGAAATAAGAGGCATAAAAACAAAAAAATTACTTGATATAAATATAGGAGAGGAGATAACTATAAGGGGACCATATTGGAATGGAGTATTTGGGGTTAAAAACATACAAAAGCAGAAGGAAAAAAATGTTTTAGTAATGGCAAGGGGAATAGGGATGGCTCCTATGATGCCTGTTATAAGAAAGCTTTCTGAAAATAATAATAAAATTAATCTTATATTAGATAGAGAACCATATGACAATATATACGTAGAGGAATTTTTAAAGAAATATAATATAACTCTAATTGAAATTAATTTAGTGGATAAAGGAGAACTTTCAACAGAAGGGAAAACGGCATTAAAGAGTTTTGTAAATAATGAAAATATAACTCATGTACATGTTGCAGGAGCAGATATTTTGACATATAAAGTAATTGATTATTTAGATGAAATAGATAGAAAAGATGTTACTTTATCTTGTTGTAATAACACTAAAATGTGTTGTGGAGAAGGTGTATGTGGGAGTTGTACAACTCGATTTAAAGGTCATAAAGTTAAAAGATTTTGTAAGGTTCAAGCAGATCCAAGAGATGTTTTTGAAGGGAGAAGATTTATATGATAAAAGTTATAGTTGTAGGTGGTGGATGGGCAGGTTGTGCAGCAGCCATTACTGCTAAAAAAGCTGGAGCAGATGTATATTTATATGAAAAAACAGATCTTTTATTAGGATTAGGTAATGTTGGAGGCATAATGAGAAATAATGGAAGATGGACAGCCTCTGAAGAGTTAAAAGAATTAGGGGCAGGGGATCTTATTGATGTTATAGATAATTCTGCTAGGCATAAAAATATAGATTTTCCAGGGCATAAACATGCTACGTTATATGATGTAAATATAATAGAAGGTAATGTAAGAGAATATATAGAGGAGATGGGAATAAAGGTATTTACTGAAAATAGGGTTACTGATGTAGAAGTAGAAAATAAAAAAATAAAAGGAATTTATTTAAGTGATGGTTCATACATTAAAGGTGATGTTTTTATAGAAACAACAGGAACAACAGGACCTATGGGTAACTGCTTAAGATATGGAAATGGATGTTCAATGTGTGTATTAAGATGTCCAGCATTTGGACCGAGACTAAGCATAAGTGAAAGATGTGGCGTGTCAGATATACAAGGAGAGAGAGATGATGATATTTTAGGTGCTTTTTCTGGATCATGTAAATTGGCAAAAGAAAGTCTTTCTCCTGAAATATTAGATGAATTAAATAGTACGGGTAAAGTTATATTACAAGTTCCTAGGGAAGATGTTAATTATGGTAAACTTAGTACGAAAGTATGTCAACAATATGCATTAAAAGAATTTGCTGAAAATATAATTCTTCTAGATACAGGTCATGCTCTGTGAACAAAACTGCAACTTGTCCACATGTTGCAGTTCATATTCAGATAAGCTGAAATTTTGGGATTTTGAGCTATCATCAGTACCGACAAATTTTATTTCAATTCCACCATCACCATACCAATAGATCTTATCTATAAGTATATCAATTAATTTCTTTTGTTCTTCTCTAGATAAATCTTGAATATTAATGCACATATTTAAAGCTTCTTCTATTAGTTCTAAATTAAGCTTTTCAACTTTTAAGTTCTCAACTTTTACATCTAAATCATTTAATTTAATGTTTAAATCTTCACATTCCTTTTTTAATTCCTTGATTTTATTTAATAATATTTCCTCTATACCATCAGCTAGAGAAAGTTTATCAACTAAGGTATCTATTTGATTTTTTTTAGATAATAATGTTTTTTCAAGAGAGATACGTTCAATTTTAATATTATTAGTATTTTGAGTATTATATTTATTTTTAAGAGAATCTAAAAAAGATTTTTTCTCAAGTC from Clostridium septicum includes these protein-coding regions:
- a CDS encoding sulfide/dihydroorotate dehydrogenase-like FAD/NAD-binding protein, coding for MFKEAMDCIDAGSEYCPCHLAESGECILCSQLHGSCFCDCSNWKGVCIYQEFKYNGLKAKEGRKTYKCLVKERILHQPDVLLIKFEAPHKLAIDLVKPGSFVFIRTDENVYFDVPISILESDIESNIISIMIEIRGIKTKKLLDINIGEEITIRGPYWNGVFGVKNIQKQKEKNVLVMARGIGMAPMMPVIRKLSENNNKINLILDREPYDNIYVEEFLKKYNITLIEINLVDKGELSTEGKTALKSFVNNENITHVHVAGADILTYKVIDYLDEIDRKDVTLSCCNNTKMCCGEGVCGSCTTRFKGHKVKRFCKVQADPRDVFEGRRFI